From Acidihalobacter aeolianus, a single genomic window includes:
- a CDS encoding heavy metal-responsive transcriptional regulator has protein sequence MREDITIGTLASRVGLTAETLRYYERLGLIEPSRRTAANYRLYGEDAARRLRFIRRAQTLGFSLGEIAQLLSLYAYPESDMAEVKQLAETKIREIQTRIDDLERMKQGLEALSQQCPGHGSTAECPILAALTGTEA, from the coding sequence ATGCGCGAGGACATCACCATCGGCACCCTGGCGAGTCGCGTCGGTCTGACCGCGGAGACCCTGCGCTACTACGAACGCCTGGGTCTCATCGAACCGAGCCGACGTACCGCCGCCAACTATCGCCTCTACGGAGAGGATGCGGCGCGGCGCCTACGCTTCATCCGCCGCGCGCAGACCCTCGGCTTTTCGCTGGGCGAAATCGCACAGCTGCTGTCGCTGTACGCCTATCCCGAATCGGACATGGCCGAGGTCAAGCAGCTGGCGGAAACCAAGATCCGCGAGATCCAGACCCGCATCGACGACCTCGAGCGCATGAAACAGGGCCTGGAGGCCCTCTCGCAGCAATGCCCGGGGCACGGCTCCACCGCCGAATGCCCGATCCTGGCCGCCCTGACCGGGACGGAGGCCTGA
- a CDS encoding heavy metal translocating P-type ATPase, whose amino-acid sequence MPPAVPAWNRGLRKLPGIDTATVNLATERAEVAYDPQQLSPERIAQAITDISYTPLFDEAELAVEGMTCASCVGRVERALRRAPGVLEATVNLATEQAHVRFLPAMTDAVTLAAAVDSAGYAAHPLTPGAAPDEDAHQQAVHAMRRDVIVAAVLALAVMLLAMGADLMPSVRHLLAAASPFPGFWVWVQFALASAVLFGPGRRFFRPGLIAYRHLSPDMNSLVATGTGAAWLYSALVLLLPGLFPVDARHVYFDSAAVVIAAVLLGKYLETLAKGRTSAAIRKLAGLQVKTVRRLDADGRAEDVPIALLRVGDRLEVRPGERLPVDGRVAEGRAHVDESMLTGESLPTTKGTGDEVVGGTVDLYGRLVVEATSVGRDTVLSQIISLVERAQTGKLPIQGVADRVVRIFSPAVIAIAVLAFAAWMLFVGNLSLALVAAVAVLVVACPCAMGLATPAAIVVGTGRAAEMGVLFRKGEALEALSGVDTVLFDKTGTLTAGRPGVTEIAAADEDDLLRLAAAVEGASEHPLGRAVVEAAKARGLDLPTTEGFEAVAGHGVLAHIEDQTVRIGAARFMREAGSAIDAALGERAAALEAAGRSVVFVAREQQLLGLIAISDPIKDESAAVVEALRRHGLRVAMVTGDAQRSAQAVAARLGIEEVHAEVLPQDKAAVVTALQQSGHRVAFVGDGINDAPALAQADVGIALASGTDIAMEAADVTLTRGHLGGVVTAVLAARRTLGTIRGNLFWAFVYNILLIPVAAGVAAPLGIHLNPMLAGVAMGLSSVFVLGNSLRLKRLRGFEDAAPTGADSAPATARPAHP is encoded by the coding sequence GTGCCTCCTGCAGTGCCCGCGTGGAACCGCGGGCTGCGCAAGCTGCCCGGCATCGACACCGCCACCGTCAATCTCGCCACCGAACGCGCCGAGGTCGCATACGATCCGCAGCAGCTCAGCCCGGAACGCATCGCCCAGGCGATCACCGACATCAGCTATACCCCGCTCTTCGACGAGGCCGAACTCGCGGTCGAGGGCATGACCTGCGCCTCCTGTGTGGGCCGCGTCGAGCGTGCACTGCGCCGCGCGCCCGGCGTGCTGGAGGCGACCGTGAACCTCGCCACCGAACAGGCCCACGTACGTTTCCTGCCGGCGATGACCGATGCCGTCACGCTGGCCGCGGCAGTGGATTCGGCCGGCTATGCAGCCCACCCGCTGACGCCGGGCGCCGCCCCCGACGAGGATGCGCATCAACAGGCGGTCCATGCCATGCGTCGGGACGTGATCGTGGCCGCGGTGCTGGCGCTTGCCGTGATGCTCCTCGCCATGGGTGCCGATCTGATGCCCTCGGTCCGCCATCTTCTCGCTGCGGCCAGCCCGTTCCCCGGTTTCTGGGTGTGGGTGCAGTTCGCGCTCGCCAGCGCGGTACTGTTCGGCCCCGGACGCCGCTTCTTCCGCCCCGGACTGATCGCCTACCGGCATCTTTCTCCGGACATGAATTCGCTGGTCGCCACCGGCACCGGCGCGGCCTGGCTGTACAGTGCCCTGGTGCTGCTGCTCCCCGGCCTGTTCCCGGTCGATGCACGCCACGTCTACTTCGATTCCGCCGCCGTGGTGATCGCCGCCGTACTGCTCGGCAAGTATCTCGAAACCCTCGCCAAGGGCCGCACCTCGGCAGCCATCCGCAAGCTGGCCGGCCTGCAGGTGAAGACCGTGCGAAGACTGGACGCGGACGGCCGCGCCGAGGACGTGCCGATCGCCCTGCTGCGCGTCGGCGACCGCCTTGAGGTACGCCCCGGCGAGCGCCTGCCGGTCGACGGCCGCGTCGCCGAGGGACGGGCCCACGTCGACGAATCCATGCTCACCGGCGAATCCCTGCCCACAACCAAGGGAACCGGCGACGAGGTGGTCGGCGGTACCGTCGACCTCTACGGGCGCCTGGTGGTGGAGGCGACCTCGGTCGGCCGCGACACCGTGCTGTCGCAGATCATCTCGCTGGTCGAACGCGCGCAGACCGGCAAGCTGCCGATCCAGGGCGTGGCCGATCGCGTGGTACGCATCTTCAGCCCGGCGGTGATCGCGATTGCCGTCCTCGCCTTCGCCGCCTGGATGCTGTTCGTCGGCAATCTCAGCCTCGCCCTGGTGGCTGCCGTGGCGGTGCTGGTGGTCGCCTGCCCCTGCGCCATGGGACTCGCCACGCCGGCCGCCATCGTGGTCGGCACCGGCCGCGCCGCGGAGATGGGCGTGCTGTTCCGCAAGGGCGAGGCGCTGGAAGCGCTGTCCGGCGTGGACACCGTGCTGTTCGACAAGACCGGCACGCTCACCGCCGGCCGGCCGGGCGTGACCGAGATCGCCGCCGCCGACGAGGACGACCTGCTGCGTCTCGCCGCCGCCGTGGAAGGCGCCTCGGAGCACCCGCTCGGGCGCGCCGTCGTCGAGGCGGCCAAGGCCCGCGGCCTCGATCTGCCGACGACCGAGGGCTTCGAGGCGGTGGCCGGACATGGCGTGCTCGCGCACATCGAAGATCAGACGGTACGCATCGGCGCAGCCCGCTTCATGCGCGAGGCCGGTAGCGCGATCGACGCAGCCCTGGGCGAACGCGCCGCCGCGCTGGAGGCCGCGGGCCGCAGCGTGGTTTTCGTCGCCCGCGAACAGCAACTGCTCGGCCTCATCGCCATCTCCGACCCGATCAAGGACGAGTCCGCCGCCGTGGTCGAAGCCCTCCGCCGGCACGGGCTACGCGTCGCGATGGTCACCGGCGATGCGCAACGCAGCGCGCAGGCGGTGGCCGCGCGGCTCGGCATCGAAGAGGTCCACGCCGAGGTGCTGCCGCAGGACAAGGCCGCCGTCGTGACCGCGCTGCAGCAATCCGGACACCGCGTCGCCTTCGTCGGCGACGGGATCAACGACGCCCCGGCGCTGGCCCAGGCCGACGTCGGCATCGCGCTGGCCTCGGGCACCGACATCGCCATGGAGGCGGCCGACGTCACCCTCACCCGCGGACATCTCGGCGGCGTGGTGACGGCCGTGCTCGCCGCCCGGCGCACCCTGGGCACCATTCGCGGCAACCTGTTCTGGGCCTTCGTCTACAACATCCTGCTGATCCCGGTCGCCGCCGGCGTAGCGGCGCCGCTCGGCATCCACCTCAACCCGATGCTCGCCGGCGTGGCCATGGGGCTGTCGTCGGTGTTCGTGCTCGGCAACAGCCTGCGGCTCAAGCGCCTGCGGGGATTCGAAGACGCCGCGCCGACCGGCGCGGATTCCGCCCCCGCAACGGCACGGCCCGCACACCCCTGA
- a CDS encoding CopZ family metallochaperone produces MNDIKLKITGMTCNHCVRAATQALESVPGVTKAEVTLEPGEALVHGEAPLDALIATVAEEGYTAEKL; encoded by the coding sequence ATGAACGACATCAAGCTCAAGATCACCGGCATGACCTGCAACCACTGCGTGCGTGCCGCCACCCAGGCGCTGGAATCCGTGCCCGGCGTCACCAAGGCCGAGGTCACCCTCGAACCCGGCGAAGCGCTGGTGCATGGCGAAGCGCCGCTGGACGCCCTGATCGCGACCGTGGCCGAGGAAGGCTACACCGCCGAAAAGCTGTAA
- a CDS encoding glutaredoxin family protein — MESGVLLYTSPGCPDCAAVRRYLQAHGVAFEERDVTAPGIADEAKQRYGVRIAPITVIGGKALYGTFAAQKPVLDRHFQN, encoded by the coding sequence ATGGAATCCGGCGTGCTGCTCTATACCAGCCCCGGCTGCCCGGACTGCGCCGCCGTGCGGCGCTATCTGCAGGCGCATGGCGTCGCGTTCGAGGAACGCGACGTCACCGCCCCGGGTATCGCGGACGAAGCCAAACAGCGCTACGGCGTACGCATCGCGCCGATCACGGTCATCGGTGGCAAGGCGCTTTACGGCACCTTCGCCGCCCAGAAGCCCGTGCTTGATCGTCATTTCCAGAACTAG
- a CDS encoding EAL and HDOD domain-containing protein: MIETHDAMSSNNPQTPSDTHLAYLARQPILNTQLQIVAFELLYRSGTQNIGPGPSVQNATATVMLHALGVIGLSSIASGRPVYINFDDANLLADLPELLPPDKVVLEILETAKPTTQLLERCKEWLGIGYRLALDDFIYRPEWEPFLKIVQIVKLDVRALGLDTFAAHVKMMKSHGLSVLAEKVESQEEYETCLKLGCDLFQGYFFARPEIISETKLPVVTTTLLEALRRIRQDSDTRELEHTISRDAAVLYRILRYAASIGFGAGKAPQTLTAAIMRLGRRNLQRWLTLELYASAHDINIAAGSLLDLANYRAELMSILASEVGLHHEDIDEAGAVGCLSLLDALFKRPMDKVIDGLALPSMITDALIHETGPLGQILSLTRALEQEESHTIARLCVQIGISETSLPELQAKALENQAKFSENY, translated from the coding sequence ATGATTGAGACCCATGACGCCATGTCCTCGAACAATCCACAGACACCGTCAGATACGCACCTCGCCTATCTTGCGCGCCAGCCTATCCTGAACACCCAGCTGCAAATCGTTGCATTCGAACTCCTGTATCGCAGCGGCACCCAGAATATTGGCCCAGGGCCATCCGTCCAGAATGCAACTGCAACCGTCATGCTGCATGCATTGGGTGTCATCGGGCTTTCGTCCATTGCCTCCGGCCGGCCTGTGTACATCAATTTTGACGACGCAAACCTATTGGCAGATCTGCCAGAGCTGCTTCCGCCAGATAAGGTCGTGCTAGAGATACTGGAAACTGCGAAACCCACCACACAACTGCTGGAACGATGCAAGGAGTGGCTCGGTATCGGTTATCGTTTGGCACTGGATGACTTCATCTACCGGCCTGAATGGGAGCCATTCCTCAAGATCGTTCAGATCGTCAAGCTCGATGTACGCGCTCTGGGGCTCGATACCTTTGCTGCGCATGTGAAGATGATGAAGTCGCATGGACTGAGCGTCCTGGCCGAGAAGGTCGAAAGCCAAGAGGAATACGAGACCTGCCTGAAGCTCGGCTGCGATTTGTTTCAGGGTTATTTTTTCGCGCGTCCGGAAATTATTTCCGAAACCAAGCTGCCCGTCGTAACCACGACCTTGCTGGAAGCGCTGCGCCGCATTCGGCAAGACAGCGACACCCGGGAACTGGAACACACGATCAGCCGGGATGCAGCGGTTCTATACCGCATTCTGCGCTATGCAGCATCCATAGGCTTTGGCGCAGGAAAGGCCCCTCAAACGCTCACCGCCGCCATCATGCGCTTGGGTCGACGCAATCTACAGCGCTGGCTCACCTTGGAACTCTACGCCAGTGCGCACGATATCAATATTGCTGCCGGCTCATTGCTCGACCTCGCTAATTATCGGGCTGAACTGATGTCCATTCTGGCTAGTGAGGTCGGCTTGCATCACGAGGATATTGACGAGGCAGGCGCAGTCGGATGCCTATCCCTGCTGGATGCATTATTCAAGCGCCCAATGGATAAAGTCATTGACGGCCTGGCCTTGCCGAGCATGATCACGGATGCCTTGATTCACGAAACTGGACCGCTGGGACAGATACTTTCTCTCACCCGCGCGCTCGAACAAGAAGAAAGTCATACTATTGCCAGGCTTTGCGTCCAAATCGGCATCAGCGAAACATCGCTACCCGAGCTACAAGCCAAAGCCCTGGAAAATCAGGCCAAGTTTTCGGAAAACTACTAG
- a CDS encoding EAL domain-containing protein, with amino-acid sequence MAVNVRGPAGLVDFIGLDETAKNLVLKYAAVLTREADKFSDEFYDYLMNFSEMQAVFANMNPASLERLHVNQMKHLVSLITDGLSEGHVESSRRIGRAHHLWNVEPAWAAGAYSLYYRHLSKQIFRIKNRSVRTALRSAVVSLLLADLAIQLEGYAQARAQDDHEIRVLFDLLIESFNHAQSGEKPDALLRRLAQSLPKRTGHVVWAWYGLTDRRMSYEFIPADGMAQPSVDNRTWNLLIGECVDALQNRRRKVLSHLDLGRMGIDLPGVREIGIFPFEGMGRVYRGVGMAALNQPGYLSRFALGFFDSMARIGALVLTLRAQNLRDALTGLPNRTLYKDRLSVARSRVDREQTKLIVGMIDLDLFKEINDGLGHSAGDLVLCETTKRIKSCLRAGDTLARMGGDEFAILVGDIRGDAALKSAELATRINQALCEPFNVDGMTVHLSASIGLSIYPDDYSDSDTLLHHADLAMYHAKQSGRSRYALFSAELARGIDERADRINMLRIAMRDELLVLHYQPIVDLENGRLVGVEALLRIVHPTQGVISAGPLLEIVEDDAVLIREVGRIVLGKACEQLMAWREVGGDFYISVNIGARHIMHPAWAADLNEILGRHDSLVRSRLVVEITERAPLDVKTAYAAFDFTRNQGLRLALDDFGTGQASLHHLQRLPIDYVKIDRSFVSSITEDYRDRAIVGGVIGTCRMLGLACIAEGAETDDQMLVLSELGCFAAQGFRISPAVPADAVLDIAGEWLEHWQRRYEYS; translated from the coding sequence ATGGCCGTAAACGTCAGAGGCCCGGCTGGACTGGTGGATTTCATCGGCCTGGATGAAACTGCCAAAAATCTCGTGTTGAAATATGCCGCCGTGTTGACTCGTGAGGCGGATAAGTTTTCCGATGAGTTTTACGATTATTTGATGAATTTCTCCGAGATGCAGGCGGTGTTCGCAAACATGAATCCCGCCAGCTTGGAGCGTCTGCACGTAAATCAGATGAAACACTTGGTTTCGCTGATTACCGACGGTCTTTCCGAAGGACATGTGGAGAGCTCACGCAGGATAGGGCGGGCGCATCATCTGTGGAACGTCGAGCCTGCATGGGCTGCCGGTGCGTATTCGCTTTACTATCGGCATCTGTCGAAACAGATTTTCCGGATCAAGAACCGCTCGGTGCGTACGGCACTGCGCAGTGCCGTGGTGAGCTTGCTGCTGGCCGATCTTGCGATTCAATTGGAGGGCTATGCCCAGGCAAGGGCCCAGGATGACCACGAAATCAGGGTGTTGTTCGACCTGCTGATCGAGTCATTCAATCATGCCCAATCGGGCGAAAAGCCGGATGCGCTGCTGCGTCGTCTGGCGCAATCCCTGCCGAAAAGGACCGGACACGTCGTGTGGGCCTGGTATGGGTTGACCGACCGCCGGATGTCCTACGAATTCATCCCCGCCGACGGCATGGCGCAGCCTTCTGTGGACAATCGCACCTGGAATCTGCTGATCGGGGAGTGTGTCGACGCGCTACAGAATCGGCGGCGCAAGGTGCTTTCTCATCTCGATCTGGGACGAATGGGCATCGATCTTCCCGGTGTGCGTGAAATCGGTATTTTCCCGTTCGAAGGCATGGGGCGAGTCTATCGGGGCGTGGGGATGGCGGCCCTGAACCAACCAGGTTATCTGAGTCGCTTCGCCCTGGGTTTCTTTGACTCGATGGCGCGGATTGGCGCGTTGGTTCTGACGCTGCGCGCGCAGAACCTGCGCGATGCGCTGACCGGATTGCCGAACCGGACGCTGTACAAGGATCGGCTTTCGGTCGCGCGTTCGCGCGTGGACCGAGAGCAGACGAAACTCATCGTGGGGATGATCGACCTGGATCTGTTCAAGGAGATCAATGACGGCCTCGGCCATTCTGCCGGCGATCTCGTGCTCTGCGAAACCACCAAGCGGATCAAGTCTTGTCTGCGCGCCGGCGATACGCTTGCGCGCATGGGCGGCGACGAGTTCGCGATTCTGGTCGGCGACATTCGCGGCGACGCCGCGCTCAAGTCGGCCGAACTCGCCACGCGGATCAATCAGGCATTGTGCGAGCCCTTCAACGTCGACGGCATGACGGTACATCTGTCGGCGAGCATCGGGCTTTCCATCTACCCGGACGATTATTCGGACTCCGATACTCTGCTGCACCACGCCGATCTGGCGATGTATCACGCGAAGCAGTCGGGGCGCTCGCGCTACGCGTTGTTTTCGGCGGAACTGGCACGCGGTATTGACGAGCGTGCCGATCGCATCAACATGCTGCGTATCGCCATGCGCGACGAACTGTTGGTGTTGCATTACCAACCGATCGTCGATCTGGAGAATGGGCGGCTGGTGGGTGTGGAGGCATTGCTGCGCATCGTGCATCCCACCCAGGGCGTGATTTCTGCCGGTCCATTGCTCGAGATCGTGGAGGACGATGCCGTGCTCATTCGCGAAGTCGGTCGCATTGTCCTGGGTAAGGCATGCGAACAGCTCATGGCTTGGCGCGAGGTTGGCGGCGACTTTTACATCAGCGTCAACATTGGCGCGCGGCACATCATGCATCCTGCCTGGGCCGCTGATCTGAACGAAATTTTGGGTCGTCACGATTCCCTGGTCCGCAGCCGCCTGGTCGTTGAGATCACCGAACGAGCGCCGCTTGACGTAAAAACCGCATACGCGGCTTTCGATTTCACGCGGAACCAGGGGCTGCGTCTTGCATTGGACGATTTCGGCACGGGGCAGGCATCGCTGCACCATCTGCAACGGTTACCCATCGATTATGTGAAAATCGACCGTAGTTTCGTGTCGAGTATTACCGAAGATTACCGCGATCGCGCTATTGTGGGCGGGGTTATCGGCACCTGCCGCATGCTGGGTCTTGCCTGTATCGCCGAGGGTGCTGAAACCGACGATCAAATGCTGGTGCTGTCGGAGCTCGGTTGTTTTGCTGCCCAGGGATTTCGTATTTCTCCGGCGGTTCCTGCCGATGCGGTACTCGATATCGCTGGTGAATGGCTTGAGCATTGGCAGCGTCGCTACGAATATTCTTGA
- a CDS encoding SIR2 family protein yields MFESILNELAEGIRKGEVVPYLGPGALRGITDKVSGEQIPATSDELILALNQGQPMAPRLMYEFPRAAMHVELKRGRSAVNRFLTETYGERQWTRSPVHQALAEMQAPYVIDINRDTQLQELYADRAHLLILGMARIGGTDYRYKLYQYDGSSYSEIAAEDADTSLPVLFKPMGSPVPEPSYIASDADYVDYITELMGGFAVPAFVKRRREGVRYLFIGLRLQRDTERMVMSDLIYANAGSPAGWALIPDATPKERRFCARQGIEVVEADISDLMSGLQAA; encoded by the coding sequence ATGTTCGAATCGATACTCAACGAGCTCGCAGAAGGCATCCGCAAGGGCGAGGTCGTCCCCTACCTCGGTCCTGGCGCCTTGCGTGGCATCACCGACAAGGTCAGTGGCGAGCAGATACCGGCGACCAGTGACGAACTGATCCTGGCGCTCAACCAGGGCCAGCCCATGGCGCCGCGTCTGATGTACGAATTCCCGCGTGCCGCCATGCACGTGGAACTCAAGCGCGGGCGCAGCGCGGTCAACCGTTTCCTTACCGAGACCTACGGCGAGCGACAGTGGACGCGCTCACCGGTACATCAGGCGCTGGCGGAGATGCAGGCGCCCTATGTCATCGATATCAACCGCGACACCCAGCTGCAGGAACTCTATGCCGACCGCGCACACCTGCTGATCCTCGGCATGGCCCGCATCGGCGGCACGGACTACCGCTACAAGCTGTATCAGTACGACGGCAGCAGCTACAGCGAAATTGCGGCCGAAGACGCGGACACCAGCCTGCCCGTACTGTTCAAGCCGATGGGCTCGCCGGTGCCGGAACCGAGCTACATCGCCTCCGACGCGGACTATGTCGACTACATCACCGAGCTCATGGGTGGCTTCGCAGTACCCGCCTTCGTCAAGCGCCGGCGTGAGGGCGTGCGTTACCTGTTCATCGGCCTGCGCCTGCAGCGCGACACCGAACGCATGGTGATGAGCGACCTGATCTACGCCAATGCAGGTAGCCCGGCCGGATGGGCACTGATCCCGGATGCCACACCCAAGGAACGCCGCTTCTGCGCCCGTCAGGGCATCGAGGTGGTCGAGGCGGACATCTCGGATCTGATGTCCGGTTTGCAAGCTGCGTAA
- the draG gene encoding ADP-ribosyl-[dinitrogen reductase] hydrolase, producing MLAASGPRTDRSALLSRARGAYLGLAVGDALGATLEFMTPREIRATYGVHDRIRGGGWLHLPRGQVTDDTTMSLALGEAMPAQGDTVDAEGAARAFDTWMRGKPVDIGNTVRRGLLHYRSSGNPTVAPDEYAAGNGAAMRCLPVALATLGRPTEAVRSATLAQAWVTHRNELSDVACVCLVEMLQLALPGTATLAVLHTRARALVERHAAFEFRRTRRENPSAYVVETLQAVFQALFEAGGFEASVVDVVNRGGDADTTGAITGMLAGAWYGVEAIPRRWLAVLDREVKRACEQQAEALIGLADARC from the coding sequence ATGCTCGCTGCTTCGGGCCCGAGGACTGACCGCTCGGCACTGCTTTCTCGCGCACGCGGCGCCTATCTAGGGCTTGCGGTAGGCGACGCGCTGGGCGCAACGCTCGAGTTCATGACGCCGCGCGAGATCCGTGCCACCTATGGGGTGCATGACCGCATCCGCGGCGGGGGCTGGCTGCATCTACCCCGCGGTCAGGTCACCGACGATACCACCATGAGTCTCGCCCTCGGTGAGGCGATGCCCGCGCAGGGCGACACGGTCGATGCGGAGGGTGCCGCGCGTGCCTTCGATACCTGGATGCGCGGCAAACCGGTCGATATCGGCAACACCGTACGCCGCGGTTTGTTGCACTATCGCAGTAGCGGTAATCCCACGGTTGCTCCGGACGAATATGCCGCCGGCAACGGCGCTGCGATGCGCTGTCTGCCCGTGGCCCTGGCGACGCTGGGGCGGCCGACGGAAGCGGTGCGTAGTGCTACCCTGGCGCAGGCTTGGGTGACGCATCGCAACGAGCTGTCGGATGTAGCCTGCGTATGTCTCGTGGAGATGTTGCAGCTGGCGCTGCCGGGCACGGCGACGCTTGCCGTGTTGCACACGCGTGCGAGAGCTCTGGTAGAAAGGCACGCTGCATTTGAGTTCAGGCGGACGCGCCGGGAAAATCCAAGTGCCTATGTGGTCGAGACCCTGCAGGCGGTTTTTCAGGCCCTGTTCGAGGCCGGCGGATTCGAGGCAAGCGTGGTCGATGTGGTCAACCGTGGTGGAGATGCCGACACCACGGGCGCGATCACCGGCATGCTGGCCGGGGCCTGGTATGGCGTGGAGGCAATTCCACGGCGCTGGCTGGCCGTGCTCGATCGCGAAGTGAAGCGTGCCTGCGAGCAGCAGGCGGAGGCACTGATCGGACTGGCGGACGCGCGCTGTTAA
- a CDS encoding nitrogen fixation protein NifQ, with product MTWLTSAEALSPASFRSREARYGYWMAHAAGQPNDSLLAKILASREAGIGALPARLGLDPEAFAALLQAHFPRAAALLPDAGIGDDDWHERGNEREDIEVLLLAHRSGRAGSEVWLAGIVAAACMGGDHLWQDLGLWSRTDLGRLMTENFPALAERNDRDMKWKRFLYKQLCQAEGIYVCRAPSCEVCVDYARCFGPED from the coding sequence ATGACCTGGCTCACCAGCGCAGAGGCATTGTCGCCGGCATCGTTCCGCTCGCGCGAGGCACGCTACGGCTACTGGATGGCGCACGCCGCAGGCCAGCCCAACGACAGTCTGCTGGCGAAAATCCTGGCCTCGCGCGAGGCCGGCATCGGCGCGCTTCCCGCGCGGCTGGGGCTGGATCCGGAGGCTTTCGCGGCGTTGCTGCAGGCGCATTTCCCGCGGGCGGCCGCCCTGCTGCCCGATGCCGGCATCGGCGACGACGACTGGCACGAACGCGGCAACGAGCGGGAAGACATCGAGGTGCTGCTACTGGCGCACCGCAGTGGCCGTGCGGGGAGCGAGGTCTGGCTGGCGGGCATCGTCGCCGCTGCCTGCATGGGTGGCGATCACCTGTGGCAGGACCTGGGTCTCTGGTCGCGCACGGACCTTGGCAGATTGATGACGGAGAATTTTCCGGCACTGGCGGAACGCAACGATCGCGATATGAAGTGGAAGCGTTTTTTGTACAAGCAACTCTGTCAGGCCGAGGGGATCTACGTGTGTCGCGCGCCCTCGTGCGAGGTCTGCGTCGATTATGCTCGCTGCTTCGGGCCCGAGGACTGA
- a CDS encoding 4Fe-4S binding protein, giving the protein MSLRIVSSCVNCWACQPVCPSDAILQAPKHFVINDRKSTECEGSYDVPQCASICPIEGAITNAAGEAMNPPGSLTGIPPEMVAAAQAEIRAR; this is encoded by the coding sequence ATGTCATTGAGGATCGTTTCATCCTGCGTCAACTGCTGGGCCTGCCAACCGGTATGCCCCAGCGACGCGATCTTGCAGGCACCCAAGCATTTCGTGATCAACGATCGCAAGTCCACCGAGTGCGAGGGCAGCTACGACGTCCCGCAGTGCGCGAGCATCTGTCCCATCGAAGGGGCGATCACGAATGCCGCCGGCGAGGCGATGAACCCGCCCGGTTCGCTCACCGGCATCCCGCCGGAGATGGTGGCTGCTGCCCAGGCCGAAATCAGGGCGCGCTGA